A stretch of Phragmites australis chromosome 12, lpPhrAust1.1, whole genome shotgun sequence DNA encodes these proteins:
- the LOC133886418 gene encoding bisdemethoxycurcumin synthase-like, whose amino-acid sequence TMTASGHPATFLEETRCAQRADGTAAVLAIGTANPVNCVRQDEYADWHFRVTRSDHLATLKAKMKRICERSGVKKRHFHHTEEMIGGHPEFLDRAVPSLGARLGLATDAVQELAAAAAARAIAEWGRPVAEITHLVVSTNCVAGAPGIDLSMAALLGLRRAVHRTMLYLHGCSAGSVALRFAKDLAENNRGSRVLVICSEVVLLGFRAPDEAQLDALVATTLFGDGAGAAIVGAGPTSPAERPVFHMVSASQVMLPGTEHAVGLHLSERGIDFRMSVELPTLVRDSIEQCLADGLAPLGLASGGWNGLFWAAHPGGRAILDSYEAALGLEPGKLAASRRVLSEYGNMLGATIFFVLDEMRRCRRGGDEEQREDCEWGVMLVLGPGLTIETMVLHAAGCRDED is encoded by the exons ACCATGACGGCAAGTGGCCATCCGGCCACCTTCCTCGAGGAGACCCGGTGCGCGCAGCGTGCCGATGGCACAGCGGCCGTGCTGGCCATCGGCACGGCGAACCCGGTGAACTGTGTGCGCCAGGACGAGTACGCCGACTGGCACTTCCGCGTCACCAGGAGCGACCACCTCGCCACGCTCAAAGCCAAGATGAAAAGAATAT GTGAGAGATCCGGCGTCAAGAAGCGCCATTTCCACCATACCGAGGAGATGATCGGCGGCCACCCGGAGTTCCTGGACCGCGCGGTGCCGTCGCTTGGCGCGCGGCTGGGCCTTGCCACGGACGCCGTGCAAGAGCTCgctgcggccgcggcggcgagggcgatCGCGGAGTGGGGACGCCCGGTCGCCGAGATCACGCACCTCGTCGTCAGCACCAACTGCGTCGCCGGCGCGCCGGGCATCGACCTCAGCATGGCGGCTCTCCTCGGCCTCCGCCGGGCCGTGCACCGCACCATGCTCTACCTCCACGGCTGCTCCGCCGGCTCCGTCGCGCTCCGCTTCGCCAAGGACCTCGCCGAGAACAACCGCGGGTCGCGCGTGCTCGTGATCTGCAGCGAGGTCGTCCTCCTCGGCTTCCGCGCGCCCGACGAGGCCCAGCTCGACGCGCTCGTCGCCACGACCTTGTTTggcgacggcgccggcgccgccatcGTTGGCGCGGGCCCGACAAGCCCCGCCGAGCGCCCCGTCTTCCACATGGTGTCCGCCTCTCAGGTGATGTTGCCTGGGACAGAGCACGCCGTGGGGCTGCATCTCAGCGAGCGCGGCATCGACTTCCGCATGTCCGTCGAACTGCCAACGCTGGTCCGCGACAGCATCGAGCAGTGCCTGGCGGACGGGCTGGCACCGCTCGGCCTCGCGAGCGGCGGCTGGAACGGCCTCTTCTGGGCTGCGCACCCCGGCGGCCGCGCGATCTTGGACAGCTACGAGGCCGCCCTGGGTCTGGAGCCCGGTAAGCTGGCGGCCAGCCGGCGCGTGCTGAGCGAGTACGGCAACATGCTTGGCGCGACGATCTTCTTTGTTCTCGATGAGATGCGGCGCTGCCGCCGAGGTGGTGATGAGGAGCAAAGGGAGGACTGCGAGTGGGGCGTCATGTTGGTGCTCGGGCCGGGGCTCACCATCGAGACGATGGTCTTGCACGCTGCCGGCTGCCGAGACGAAGACTAA